The genomic window CGAGGAGGCCGAGGCGCTCACCACCAAGGCCCAGGAGCTGATGGCCCGGCACAGCATCGACGAGGCGCTCCTCGCCGCCCGTACGCACGCCGTCGGGGCGCCGGGCGCCCGCCGGATCGGGGTCGACGCGCCGTACGAGAGTGCCAAGGCGGTCCTGCTCGACTCCGTCGCGTCGGCGAACCGCTGCCGTGCCGTGTGGAACAGCGACCTCGGGTTCACCACCGTCGTGGGCTTCGAGCCGGACCTCGACGCCGTGGAGCTGCTCTTCACCTCGCTGCTCGTCCAGGGCACCGCCGCGATGACGAAGGCGGAGGCCGGGCAGCGGGCGGCGGGGCGCAAGCGGACCAAGACGTTCCGGCAATCCTTCCTGCTGGCGTACGCCCAGCGCCTGGGCAGCCGGCTCGCGGCCGACACCGCCCGTGTCACCGCCGCGGCCGGTTCCGAGTCCGGCTCCGAGGGCGGCGACGACGGACGTGGCTCGCTGCTGCCGGTCCTGGCGGCCAGGGACGTCGCCGTCACCGACACCGCCGAGCGGATGTTCCCGCGGACCACCACGACCCGGCTGCGCGGGGCGACGGACGCCGAGGGATGGGACCACGGCACTGCCGCCGCCGACCGGGCCAGGATGGGCGGGAAAGAGCCCGAAATCCGACGCTAGAAACCGTCATGCGGCCTAAGTCGGCCTGGTGGTGGAATCCGGCTACGCTCGCCCCATGAGCTGGCTCCGGGCGCTGAGGGAGACCGCCCGCTCGGGGCTGACGATCGAGCGGCGGAGTCTCGAACCGCTCATCGCTCTGCGCGGAGCCGCGGGGCTTGCCCTCGTCGTGGGGCTGAGCCTGGCGTTCTTCGGCCCGGTGATCGCCGCCGGATCGGCGTTCGGAGCGTTCCAGGCGGCGATCGCGACCTTCCAGCGCAGCTGGCGCCCGCGGCCCGTACTGGCCCTCGTCTCCGGGCTCAGCCTGGCCGTGTCGACGTTCATCGGCTATCTGACCGTCAACCGCACCATGCTGTTCCTGGCGCTGCTGGTGGTCTGGACGTTCGTCGCCGGCCTGACCTGGGCGGTGGGCTCCACCGCCGGCATCATCGCGGGCTCCAACGTCGCGATCATGCTGGTCACCATCACCCTGCCCACCTCCGTCCTCGACGCCGCGGAGCACGCCGGGATGATGGCACTCGGCGGACTGGTCCAGGCCGCCCTCATCGTGCTGTTCCCCGTACGCAGATGGGGCGCCCAGCGCGACGCGCTCGCCGACGCCCTGGCGGCCGAGGCCGACTACGCCCGCAGGCTGCGGGACGACCCGGTGGCCCCCTTCGACCCCGTACCGCTGATGACGGCCCGCAGTGCGGCCGCAGTCACCCCGCGCCAGGCGCGGCGGCGCCCCGCCGACCTGCACGGGGCGCGCGGGGTCGCCGAACGGCTGCGGCCCGTCCTGGCCTCGCTCGCGGATCCGGCGCTGGGTGTTCCCGCCGAGGGCCCGGAACG from Streptomyces sp. NBC_01341 includes these protein-coding regions:
- a CDS encoding DUF2786 domain-containing protein, encoding MESVIDRACAAALYSDGDAGLDAGASLLAADPSADEELHRRGEEFVRRAWARGWEPADVVRTVRRELDEDGAALAAVLIRAETAAYGQLPPRWADQVAALPAPAPRNRPDRFTYAAGILELCRLLLRLPVIEPTGPPPGTVADASHRPPAHGEPRMLTRIRALLAKAEATGFPEEAEALTTKAQELMARHSIDEALLAARTHAVGAPGARRIGVDAPYESAKAVLLDSVASANRCRAVWNSDLGFTTVVGFEPDLDAVELLFTSLLVQGTAAMTKAEAGQRAAGRKRTKTFRQSFLLAYAQRLGSRLAADTARVTAAAGSESGSEGGDDGRGSLLPVLAARDVAVTDTAERMFPRTTTTRLRGATDAEGWDHGTAAADRARMGGKEPEIRR